The DNA sequence TGCCATCAGAATTGGATAAAGAGCCGGGTATAGATACGGTTCTGCCCGAATTTATTGATTTTTGTGGCAACGATATAATCGCAGGTTTTCGTCCCCTTATAGATATGGGTTTTCTAAACAGGGAGGCAAAGAGATTATACAGGTCGGCAATGAAGAATCCAGTTATTGATATCTTCGCCATTTATAAATGGATCAAATGGAGATCGGCTGAAGATTGTCTAAGTAATCTAAGCCTTTATGATTTGGCAGAGGATTTTAGTATTCCAGTGAAGGGTGCACACAATGCAATTTTTGATGCCTTTATTACAGCCCAGATTTTACAGAGGCTTCTGCACCTGCTTTTAGGCTTAGGAGCAAAAAGCGTAGACGAGCTTCTTGCCATTGGTAATCCTTCAAGGGGAGGTGATAAGTTCCGTTCCTCGGCCCTGATTAATAATCTTTAGATCCGCTTTAGACCCAGTCTCTAATTGGTTAAGGAGGTGCAACGAATGGCTGTTAAGGTCAAGGAAAACGCAACTATTAATAAGGAATCAACCGATAGAATTTTAAACGATCCTGATTTTATCAGGCTCTCTTCAACAAGGAACAGGATTGCGGCGGTACTGACGGCTTTGACCCTAATCGTCTACTACGGATT is a window from the Bacillota bacterium genome containing:
- a CDS encoding 3'-5' exonuclease is translated as MRLAKWSKGKFKKLGGNGEKGMPIDQARYTVIDTELTGLDMKKDSIVSIGAVKMVGSRIELKDSFYKLVSPEAELTGETVIIHGIMPSELDKEPGIDTVLPEFIDFCGNDIIAGFRPLIDMGFLNREAKRLYRSAMKNPVIDIFAIYKWIKWRSAEDCLSNLSLYDLAEDFSIPVKGAHNAIFDAFITAQILQRLLHLLLGLGAKSVDELLAIGNPSRGGDKFRSSALINNL